The Oreochromis niloticus isolate F11D_XX linkage group LG2, O_niloticus_UMD_NMBU, whole genome shotgun sequence genome includes a region encoding these proteins:
- the LOC102079518 gene encoding tensin-1 isoform X3: MDGIEMNAVETIDSGTLEFRDPEGDLALSAQLNANRAFISESTLLPVIGLVAIIVIICICWCCKMNCKSSPQTQTEGSPEPNVYCHDQDQPTGQRYSGEPPPPYWSCQPMNFHVPEQPTGTSSEPPAYHEVSIHVNPFEPEVALPGRWNSTPHPPVSSDPLLSTLEPHFDLEGVTVPSAPSLSSEF, from the exons ATGGATGGCATAGAAATGAATGCTGTAGAAACAATAGACTCTGGCACCTTGGAGTTCAGAGACCCAGAAGGCGACCTGGCCTTGAGTGCACAGCTTAACGCGAATCGAG CATTTATTTCAGAGAGTACATTACTCCCTGTTATTGGCTTGGTTGCCATCATTGTGATCATCTGCATTTGCTGGTGTTGTAAAATGAACTGCAAGTCTTCTCCTCAGACTCAGACTGAAGGCTCACCTGAGCCTAATGTATATTGTCAT GATCAGGATCAACCTACAGGTCAGCGTTATTCTGGTGAACCACCTCCTCCATATTGGTCCTGTCAGCCCATGAATTTTCATGTTCCTGAACAACCTACGGGTACCTCGTCTGAGCCACCG gcATATCATGAAGTAAGTATCCATGTGAACCCATTTGAGCCTGag GTTGCACTTCCAGGCAGGTGGAATTCCACTCCACATCCCCCAGTCAGCTCAGACCCCCTGCTCTCAACCCTGGAACCACACTTTGATCTGGAAGGAGTAACAGTTCCCTCTGCACCTTCTCTTAGTTCAGAGTTTTAG
- the LOC102079518 gene encoding uncharacterized protein LOC102079518 isoform X1, producing the protein MWAVTFTPQGEMEPRTLMNGSLIIKDNWFFDRIWTVMDGIEMNAVETIDSGTLEFRDPEGDLALSAQLNANRAFISESTLLPVIGLVAIIVIICICWCCKMNCKSSPQTQTEGSPEPNVYCHDQDQPTGQRYSGEPPPPYWSCQPMNFHVPEQPTGTSSEPPAYHEVSIHVNPFEPEVALPGRWNSTPHPPVSSDPLLSTLEPHFDLEGVTVPSAPSLSSEF; encoded by the exons ATGTGGGCTGTGACTTTTACGCCTCAAGGGGAAATGGAACCCAGAACACTGATGAATGGCAGTCTGATCATAAAAGATAATTGGTTCTTTGACAGAATTTGGACAGTCATGGATGGCATAGAAATGAATGCTGTAGAAACAATAGACTCTGGCACCTTGGAGTTCAGAGACCCAGAAGGCGACCTGGCCTTGAGTGCACAGCTTAACGCGAATCGAG CATTTATTTCAGAGAGTACATTACTCCCTGTTATTGGCTTGGTTGCCATCATTGTGATCATCTGCATTTGCTGGTGTTGTAAAATGAACTGCAAGTCTTCTCCTCAGACTCAGACTGAAGGCTCACCTGAGCCTAATGTATATTGTCAT GATCAGGATCAACCTACAGGTCAGCGTTATTCTGGTGAACCACCTCCTCCATATTGGTCCTGTCAGCCCATGAATTTTCATGTTCCTGAACAACCTACGGGTACCTCGTCTGAGCCACCG gcATATCATGAAGTAAGTATCCATGTGAACCCATTTGAGCCTGag GTTGCACTTCCAGGCAGGTGGAATTCCACTCCACATCCCCCAGTCAGCTCAGACCCCCTGCTCTCAACCCTGGAACCACACTTTGATCTGGAAGGAGTAACAGTTCCCTCTGCACCTTCTCTTAGTTCAGAGTTTTAG
- the LOC102079518 gene encoding uncharacterized protein LOC102079518 isoform X4 has translation MWAVTFTPQGEMEPRTLMNGSLIIKDNWFFDRIWTVMDGIEMNAVETIDSGTLEFRDPEGDLALSAQLNANRAFISESTLLPVIGLVAIIVIICICWCCKMNCKSSPQTQTEGSPEPNVYCHDQDQPTGQRYSGEPPPPYWSCQPMNFHVPEQPTGTSSEPPAYHESHRVPLWVPFDLQLLYATC, from the exons ATGTGGGCTGTGACTTTTACGCCTCAAGGGGAAATGGAACCCAGAACACTGATGAATGGCAGTCTGATCATAAAAGATAATTGGTTCTTTGACAGAATTTGGACAGTCATGGATGGCATAGAAATGAATGCTGTAGAAACAATAGACTCTGGCACCTTGGAGTTCAGAGACCCAGAAGGCGACCTGGCCTTGAGTGCACAGCTTAACGCGAATCGAG CATTTATTTCAGAGAGTACATTACTCCCTGTTATTGGCTTGGTTGCCATCATTGTGATCATCTGCATTTGCTGGTGTTGTAAAATGAACTGCAAGTCTTCTCCTCAGACTCAGACTGAAGGCTCACCTGAGCCTAATGTATATTGTCAT GATCAGGATCAACCTACAGGTCAGCGTTATTCTGGTGAACCACCTCCTCCATATTGGTCCTGTCAGCCCATGAATTTTCATGTTCCTGAACAACCTACGGGTACCTCGTCTGAGCCACCG gcATATCATGAA TCCCACAGGGTTCCACTTTGGGTCCCCTTTGATTTGCAACTGCTGTATGCTACATGCTAA
- the LOC100694395 gene encoding uncharacterized protein LOC100694395 isoform X2, protein MHERDLAGRHNTNARFVIETYPGRWALYAVTVGEVEPKPRPVQSQLNHTKQDMSLVFLMFSIVFFGSSSGIQTDEVCYGRRWQFPSNYTPLRYTGPIYFTQSNGGSVKVVINNGMAIDGRFRVSLGAIYVTNVTERDEGIYSVSSGGHQRHSVVELKVLECAEKVTRNYYYTWEYSIPRRAEILEFTPLHSPDQPKILWNRTDSQIRESRAEVRNGNWQLSYLTHADSGYYNFRDKDHSVLARVLLKVQEQTRHYETKWNEYLVIEYPRGAKKWTMTFTPEGKMEPKTLMDGSLIIKDNHFSGRIRAVIDGIVIDPAEIGDSGTFEFRDPEGNLILSAQLEVIPEMLPQIIFMVVTVLIVILVMVCCCCCCKKCCKRDKSAPQTAASPAPAVYYHNENEPACPSYSHPSALSYQPVNSHVSTQPSATSSEPPMYHKVNIHESPAQPEVAVPGKQASTPDPSVGPDFLLSDPEPRFELKGLDMPFAPSLTSDTTICDVYNSDKLNFL, encoded by the exons ATGCATGAGCG CGATCTTGCAGGCAGACACAACACAAACGCCCGGTTTGTTATTGAAACGTATCCTGGGAGGTGGGCCCTGTATGCAGTTACAGTGGGAGAGGTGGAGCCTAAGCCACGCCCAGTCCAGTCACAACTCAATCACACAAAACAA GACATGTCGCTTGTGTTTTTGATGTTTTCCATTGTCTTCTTCG GCTCATCCTCTGGTATACAAACTGATGAGGTGTGCTATGGCAGGAGGTGGCAGTTTCCATCTAATTATACACCCTTACGTTATACTGGACCGATATACTTTACTCAAAGTAATGGAGGATCCGTGAAAGTTGTTATAAACAATGGGATG GCAATAGACGGACGCTTCAGAGTCTCTCTTGGCGCAATTTATGTTACAAATGTGACAGAAAGAGATGAAGGAATTTATTCTGTCTCATCTGGTGGCCACCAGCGACACAGTGTTGTTGAACTGAAAGTCTTGG AATGTGCCGAAAAGGTCACAAGGAATTACTACTATACGTGGGAGTACTCGATCCCTAGACGGGCTGAAATCCTGGAGTTTACTCCCCTTCACAGTCCGGACCAGCCAAAGATCCTGTGGAATCGCACAGACTCTCAGATCAGAGAAAGCAGAGCTGAGGTGAGAAACGGTAATTGGCAGCTGTCTTACCTCACTCATGCAGACAGTGGCTACTACAACTTCAGGGATAAGGACCACTCTGTGTTGGCCAGGGTGCTGCTCAAAGTACAAG AACAAACCAGACACTATGAAACAAAGTGGAATGAGTACCTCGTCATTGAATACCCTCGGGGTGCTAAGAAGTGGACCATGACTTTTACACCTGAGGGGAAAATGGAACCCAAAACACTGATGGATGGCAGTCTGATCATAAAAGATAATCATTTTTCTGGCAGAATTCGTGCAGTGATAGATGGCATAGTAATCGATCCTGCCGAAATTGGAGACTCTGGCACCTTTGAGTTCAGAGACCCAGAAGGCAACCTGATCTTGAGTGCTCAGCTTGAAGTGATCCCTG AAATGTTGCCACAGATTATATTTATGGTTGTGACTGTCTTGATTGTCATCTTGGTGATGgtctgctgttgctgttgttgtaaaAAGTGCTGTAAAAGGGACAAGTCTGCTCCTCAGACTGCAGCCTCACCTGCACCTGCTGTATATTATCAT AATGAGAATGAACCTGCATGCCCAAGCTACTCACATCCTTCAGCTTTGTCTTATCAGCCTGTGAATTCTCATGTTTCTACACAGCCTTCAGCTACCTCCTCTGAGCCACCG ATGTACCACAAAGTGAATATCCATGAGAGCCCTGCTCAGCCTGag GTTGCAGTACCTGGAAAGCAGGCTTCCACTCCAGATCCCTCGGTCGGCCCAGACTTCCTCTTGTCAGACCCAGAGCCGCGATTTGAACTGAAAGGATTAGACATGCCTTTTGCACCATCTCTTACTTCAGACACAACTATCTGTGATGTTTATAACTCAGACAAACTAAACTTTCTGTAA
- the LOC100694395 gene encoding uncharacterized protein LOC100694395 isoform X3 codes for MSLVFLMFSIVFFGSSSGIQTDEVCYGRRWQFPSNYTPLRYTGPIYFTQSNGGSVKVVINNGMAIDGRFRVSLGAIYVTNVTERDEGIYSVSSGGHQRHSVVELKVLECAEKVTRNYYYTWEYSIPRRAEILEFTPLHSPDQPKILWNRTDSQIRESRAEVRNGNWQLSYLTHADSGYYNFRDKDHSVLARVLLKVQEQTRHYETKWNEYLVIEYPRGAKKWTMTFTPEGKMEPKTLMDGSLIIKDNHFSGRIRAVIDGIVIDPAEIGDSGTFEFRDPEGNLILSAQLEVIPEMLPQIIFMVVTVLIVILVMVCCCCCCKKCCKRDKSAPQTAASPAPAVYYHNENEPACPSYSHPSALSYQPVNSHVSTQPSATSSEPPMYHKVNIHESPAQPEVAVPGKQASTPDPSVGPDFLLSDPEPRFELKGLDMPFAPSLTSDTTICDVYNSDKLNFL; via the exons ATGTCGCTTGTGTTTTTGATGTTTTCCATTGTCTTCTTCG GCTCATCCTCTGGTATACAAACTGATGAGGTGTGCTATGGCAGGAGGTGGCAGTTTCCATCTAATTATACACCCTTACGTTATACTGGACCGATATACTTTACTCAAAGTAATGGAGGATCCGTGAAAGTTGTTATAAACAATGGGATG GCAATAGACGGACGCTTCAGAGTCTCTCTTGGCGCAATTTATGTTACAAATGTGACAGAAAGAGATGAAGGAATTTATTCTGTCTCATCTGGTGGCCACCAGCGACACAGTGTTGTTGAACTGAAAGTCTTGG AATGTGCCGAAAAGGTCACAAGGAATTACTACTATACGTGGGAGTACTCGATCCCTAGACGGGCTGAAATCCTGGAGTTTACTCCCCTTCACAGTCCGGACCAGCCAAAGATCCTGTGGAATCGCACAGACTCTCAGATCAGAGAAAGCAGAGCTGAGGTGAGAAACGGTAATTGGCAGCTGTCTTACCTCACTCATGCAGACAGTGGCTACTACAACTTCAGGGATAAGGACCACTCTGTGTTGGCCAGGGTGCTGCTCAAAGTACAAG AACAAACCAGACACTATGAAACAAAGTGGAATGAGTACCTCGTCATTGAATACCCTCGGGGTGCTAAGAAGTGGACCATGACTTTTACACCTGAGGGGAAAATGGAACCCAAAACACTGATGGATGGCAGTCTGATCATAAAAGATAATCATTTTTCTGGCAGAATTCGTGCAGTGATAGATGGCATAGTAATCGATCCTGCCGAAATTGGAGACTCTGGCACCTTTGAGTTCAGAGACCCAGAAGGCAACCTGATCTTGAGTGCTCAGCTTGAAGTGATCCCTG AAATGTTGCCACAGATTATATTTATGGTTGTGACTGTCTTGATTGTCATCTTGGTGATGgtctgctgttgctgttgttgtaaaAAGTGCTGTAAAAGGGACAAGTCTGCTCCTCAGACTGCAGCCTCACCTGCACCTGCTGTATATTATCAT AATGAGAATGAACCTGCATGCCCAAGCTACTCACATCCTTCAGCTTTGTCTTATCAGCCTGTGAATTCTCATGTTTCTACACAGCCTTCAGCTACCTCCTCTGAGCCACCG ATGTACCACAAAGTGAATATCCATGAGAGCCCTGCTCAGCCTGag GTTGCAGTACCTGGAAAGCAGGCTTCCACTCCAGATCCCTCGGTCGGCCCAGACTTCCTCTTGTCAGACCCAGAGCCGCGATTTGAACTGAAAGGATTAGACATGCCTTTTGCACCATCTCTTACTTCAGACACAACTATCTGTGATGTTTATAACTCAGACAAACTAAACTTTCTGTAA
- the LOC102079518 gene encoding uncharacterized protein LOC102079518 isoform X2, translating to MWAVTFTPQGEMEPRTLMNGSLIIKDNWFFDRIWTVMDGIEMNAVETIDSGTLEFRDPEGDLALSAQLNANRAFISESTLLPVIGLVAIIVIICICWCCKMNCKSSPQTQTEGSPEPNVYCHDQDQPTGQRYSGEPPPPYWSCQPMNFHVPEQPTGTSSEPPAYHEVALPGRWNSTPHPPVSSDPLLSTLEPHFDLEGVTVPSAPSLSSEF from the exons ATGTGGGCTGTGACTTTTACGCCTCAAGGGGAAATGGAACCCAGAACACTGATGAATGGCAGTCTGATCATAAAAGATAATTGGTTCTTTGACAGAATTTGGACAGTCATGGATGGCATAGAAATGAATGCTGTAGAAACAATAGACTCTGGCACCTTGGAGTTCAGAGACCCAGAAGGCGACCTGGCCTTGAGTGCACAGCTTAACGCGAATCGAG CATTTATTTCAGAGAGTACATTACTCCCTGTTATTGGCTTGGTTGCCATCATTGTGATCATCTGCATTTGCTGGTGTTGTAAAATGAACTGCAAGTCTTCTCCTCAGACTCAGACTGAAGGCTCACCTGAGCCTAATGTATATTGTCAT GATCAGGATCAACCTACAGGTCAGCGTTATTCTGGTGAACCACCTCCTCCATATTGGTCCTGTCAGCCCATGAATTTTCATGTTCCTGAACAACCTACGGGTACCTCGTCTGAGCCACCG gcATATCATGAA GTTGCACTTCCAGGCAGGTGGAATTCCACTCCACATCCCCCAGTCAGCTCAGACCCCCTGCTCTCAACCCTGGAACCACACTTTGATCTGGAAGGAGTAACAGTTCCCTCTGCACCTTCTCTTAGTTCAGAGTTTTAG
- the LOC100694395 gene encoding uncharacterized protein LOC100694395 isoform X1, with translation MSAILQADTTQTPGLLLKRILGGGPCMQLQWERWSLSHAQSSHNSITQNKRECGTEAEGKKRTEKRASSHLSALSLQDMSLVFLMFSIVFFGSSSGIQTDEVCYGRRWQFPSNYTPLRYTGPIYFTQSNGGSVKVVINNGMAIDGRFRVSLGAIYVTNVTERDEGIYSVSSGGHQRHSVVELKVLECAEKVTRNYYYTWEYSIPRRAEILEFTPLHSPDQPKILWNRTDSQIRESRAEVRNGNWQLSYLTHADSGYYNFRDKDHSVLARVLLKVQEQTRHYETKWNEYLVIEYPRGAKKWTMTFTPEGKMEPKTLMDGSLIIKDNHFSGRIRAVIDGIVIDPAEIGDSGTFEFRDPEGNLILSAQLEVIPEMLPQIIFMVVTVLIVILVMVCCCCCCKKCCKRDKSAPQTAASPAPAVYYHNENEPACPSYSHPSALSYQPVNSHVSTQPSATSSEPPMYHKVNIHESPAQPEVAVPGKQASTPDPSVGPDFLLSDPEPRFELKGLDMPFAPSLTSDTTICDVYNSDKLNFL, from the exons ATGAGCG CGATCTTGCAGGCAGACACAACACAAACGCCCGGTTTGTTATTGAAACGTATCCTGGGAGGTGGGCCCTGTATGCAGTTACAGTGGGAGAGGTGGAGCCTAAGCCACGCCCAGTCCAGTCACAACTCAATCACACAAAACAA AAGGGAATGCGGTACGGAAGCTGAGGGAAAAAAACGCACAGAAAAAAGAGCCTCAAGTCACCTCTCTGCTCTTTCTCTGCAGGACATGTCGCTTGTGTTTTTGATGTTTTCCATTGTCTTCTTCG GCTCATCCTCTGGTATACAAACTGATGAGGTGTGCTATGGCAGGAGGTGGCAGTTTCCATCTAATTATACACCCTTACGTTATACTGGACCGATATACTTTACTCAAAGTAATGGAGGATCCGTGAAAGTTGTTATAAACAATGGGATG GCAATAGACGGACGCTTCAGAGTCTCTCTTGGCGCAATTTATGTTACAAATGTGACAGAAAGAGATGAAGGAATTTATTCTGTCTCATCTGGTGGCCACCAGCGACACAGTGTTGTTGAACTGAAAGTCTTGG AATGTGCCGAAAAGGTCACAAGGAATTACTACTATACGTGGGAGTACTCGATCCCTAGACGGGCTGAAATCCTGGAGTTTACTCCCCTTCACAGTCCGGACCAGCCAAAGATCCTGTGGAATCGCACAGACTCTCAGATCAGAGAAAGCAGAGCTGAGGTGAGAAACGGTAATTGGCAGCTGTCTTACCTCACTCATGCAGACAGTGGCTACTACAACTTCAGGGATAAGGACCACTCTGTGTTGGCCAGGGTGCTGCTCAAAGTACAAG AACAAACCAGACACTATGAAACAAAGTGGAATGAGTACCTCGTCATTGAATACCCTCGGGGTGCTAAGAAGTGGACCATGACTTTTACACCTGAGGGGAAAATGGAACCCAAAACACTGATGGATGGCAGTCTGATCATAAAAGATAATCATTTTTCTGGCAGAATTCGTGCAGTGATAGATGGCATAGTAATCGATCCTGCCGAAATTGGAGACTCTGGCACCTTTGAGTTCAGAGACCCAGAAGGCAACCTGATCTTGAGTGCTCAGCTTGAAGTGATCCCTG AAATGTTGCCACAGATTATATTTATGGTTGTGACTGTCTTGATTGTCATCTTGGTGATGgtctgctgttgctgttgttgtaaaAAGTGCTGTAAAAGGGACAAGTCTGCTCCTCAGACTGCAGCCTCACCTGCACCTGCTGTATATTATCAT AATGAGAATGAACCTGCATGCCCAAGCTACTCACATCCTTCAGCTTTGTCTTATCAGCCTGTGAATTCTCATGTTTCTACACAGCCTTCAGCTACCTCCTCTGAGCCACCG ATGTACCACAAAGTGAATATCCATGAGAGCCCTGCTCAGCCTGag GTTGCAGTACCTGGAAAGCAGGCTTCCACTCCAGATCCCTCGGTCGGCCCAGACTTCCTCTTGTCAGACCCAGAGCCGCGATTTGAACTGAAAGGATTAGACATGCCTTTTGCACCATCTCTTACTTCAGACACAACTATCTGTGATGTTTATAACTCAGACAAACTAAACTTTCTGTAA